From Ananas comosus cultivar F153 linkage group 8, ASM154086v1, whole genome shotgun sequence, one genomic window encodes:
- the LOC109714536 gene encoding glutathione S-transferase U17-like has protein sequence MAASGDEVKLLGAWASPYVIRVRIALELKEVSYEYLEQEIWENKSELLLKSNPVYKKVPVLIHKDRPICDSAIILQYIDEAWAGTGPSILPSDPYERAVALFWASYVTDTWLSTTKKIINASTEKEKAETVEQSLVGLSLLEEAYEKSFKGKPFFGGDNIGYLDIALGCFLGWLRALEKISGIKLIDRAKLPLLAEWAEHFGAVATVEKLIPKTDKLVEYYTKVHQPK, from the exons ATGGCAGCGTCAGGAGATGAAGTGAAACTCTTAGGAGCGTGGGCGAGCCCCTACGTGATTAGAGTAAGAATTGCTTTGGAACTCAAGGAGGTGAGCTACGAGTACCTGGAGCAAGAGATTTGGGAAAATAAGAGTGAGCTCCTCCTCAAATCCAACCCCGTGTACAAGAAGGTGCCAGTTTTGATCCACAAGGATCGGCCCATTTGCGACTCCGCAATCATACTCCAATACATCGACGAAGCTTGGGCCGGAACTGGGCCCTCGATTCTTCCCTCGGATCCTTACGAACGCGCCGTCGCGCTCTTTTGGGCCAGCTATGTTACTGACACG TGGCTCTCTACTacaaaaaagattataaatGCAAGTACGGAAAAAGAGAAAGCAGAGACTGTAGAGCAATCGTTGGTAGGACTCTCTTTACTAGAAGAGGCTTACGAAAAAAGCTTCAAAGGGAAGCCCTTCTTTGGCGGAGACAACATAGGCTATTTGGACATCGCTTTGGGATGCTTTTTGGGTTGGTTGAGAGCATTAGAGAAGATATCAGGTATCAAACTCATCGACAGGGCAAAGCTCCCTCTCTTAGCGGAATGGGCAGAGCACTTCGGCGCCGTCGCAACCGTGGAGAAGCTGATCCCGAAAACCGACAAGCTGGTAGAGTATTATACGAAGGTGCACCAACCTAAGTAG